One genomic segment of Rhodopseudomonas sp. BAL398 includes these proteins:
- a CDS encoding single-stranded DNA-binding protein, with protein MRTTNLFILRGRVGQAPKAFNKAAKINVATDRAWTDGKGERREETDWVTVTILNEKVAEWAIANVAKGDAVYAECRVADGSYKKDGETIYTTDIIASVFHKLDLGSRDDAAA; from the coding sequence ATGAGAACGACAAACCTGTTCATCCTGCGCGGTCGCGTCGGCCAGGCTCCGAAAGCCTTCAACAAGGCCGCCAAGATCAACGTCGCGACCGATCGGGCCTGGACCGATGGTAAAGGCGAGCGTCGCGAAGAAACCGATTGGGTGACCGTCACCATCCTCAACGAAAAGGTGGCGGAATGGGCGATCGCCAACGTCGCCAAAGGCGACGCGGTCTATGCGGAATGCCGGGTCGCGGATGGGTCTTACAAGAAGGATGGGGAAACCATCTATACGACCGACATCATCGCCAGCGTCTTCCACAAACTCGATCTCGGATCACGCGACGATGCCGCGGCCTAA
- a CDS encoding thermonuclease family protein, translated as MARAEVFAAVVVPVLAFNAAIADPAASRWFPVPANALYLTGDSWSDNGVTYRLYGVQSCLRGTNFTNAHGLQRDCGEASLAMLVALTRDLRPQCYDAAEQPKTKTIFVFCVSSRTTGAGAGSRIDLGTALVATGFAFAALKPDGQPVHAPYFVAQLVAQRAKAGLWAFPDLPDPNAIILRALREQAPPASSLSTTSSPQTTTP; from the coding sequence ATGGCAAGAGCTGAGGTTTTCGCCGCAGTCGTGGTTCCGGTGCTGGCATTCAACGCGGCAATCGCAGACCCGGCCGCATCACGATGGTTTCCGGTCCCGGCGAATGCGCTCTATCTGACGGGCGACAGCTGGTCCGACAATGGTGTCACCTATCGCCTCTATGGCGTCCAATCCTGCCTGCGCGGAACGAACTTCACCAACGCGCACGGTCTCCAGCGCGATTGCGGCGAGGCCTCCCTTGCCATGCTGGTGGCGCTCACGCGCGACCTGCGACCGCAATGCTATGACGCTGCCGAGCAACCCAAGACCAAGACAATTTTCGTGTTTTGCGTCTCAAGCCGCACCACTGGTGCGGGCGCGGGATCCCGCATCGATCTCGGCACGGCGCTGGTCGCGACGGGCTTTGCGTTCGCGGCCCTGAAGCCGGATGGTCAGCCGGTGCACGCGCCTTATTTCGTCGCCCAGCTCGTGGCGCAACGCGCCAAGGCCGGCCTATGGGCGTTTCCCGATCTGCCCGACCCGAACGCCATTATCCTGCGTGCGCTGCGCGAGCAAGCGCCGCCAGCTTCGTCTCTTTCGACGACGTCATCCCCGCAAACCACAACACCCTGA
- a CDS encoding lytic transglycosylase domain-containing protein has translation MSIRIAALGLGVLAMFATASAQDSSPPPRLAAIDATGRILPLNTPPAAIERIDIAFAATVPCLDAKAMAPEAARALVVRIATEENFYPDFVQSVAKAESDFNSVALSDKGAFGLMQLKPETARRFKVDLCDPADNVRGGVRFLRALHDKYRNPLFILAAYNAGEGAVEDSHGVPPFPETVRFVAKVINDFYVWPAPGGRAHAEPRNRMSSLDLIEPETPPSASPPAPKATPQKGWSDGFVMHVD, from the coding sequence ATGTCTATTCGCATCGCAGCGCTCGGATTGGGCGTCCTGGCCATGTTCGCGACCGCAAGCGCGCAGGATTCATCTCCGCCGCCCAGGCTGGCGGCCATCGATGCGACGGGTCGGATTCTGCCGCTGAATACGCCTCCGGCCGCGATCGAGCGGATCGATATCGCTTTTGCCGCAACCGTTCCCTGCCTTGATGCCAAGGCGATGGCGCCGGAAGCGGCACGCGCTCTGGTCGTGCGTATCGCCACGGAGGAGAATTTCTATCCGGATTTTGTGCAGTCAGTCGCCAAGGCTGAGAGTGACTTCAATTCTGTCGCGCTGTCCGACAAGGGCGCATTCGGTTTGATGCAGTTGAAGCCGGAGACGGCGCGGCGTTTCAAGGTTGATCTCTGCGACCCCGCAGACAACGTCCGCGGCGGCGTTCGCTTTCTGCGCGCGCTTCATGACAAGTACCGCAATCCGCTCTTCATCCTCGCGGCCTACAACGCGGGCGAGGGGGCCGTAGAGGACAGCCATGGTGTCCCTCCGTTTCCCGAGACGGTGCGTTTCGTCGCCAAGGTGATCAACGACTTCTACGTCTGGCCCGCGCCGGGCGGCCGCGCTCACGCCGAGCCGCGCAACCGGATGAGCAGTCTCGACCTGATCGAGCCCGAAACCCCGCCCTCCGCTTCGCCTCCCGCACCAAAAGCAACGCCTCAAAAGGGCTGGAGCGACGGATTCGTTATGCATGTCGACTGA
- a CDS encoding TrbC/VirB2 family protein: MKKSIPRWTLAGALLTASIADAAAQTGGTLQPVQSTLTQLVSALTGPIATALATLAVIACGFFAWSGRLTWGIAGSVIFGIVLVFGSAQIVQFFQSAVGQ; encoded by the coding sequence ATGAAAAAATCGATACCGCGCTGGACCCTTGCGGGAGCGCTCCTGACGGCGAGCATCGCGGACGCGGCCGCGCAGACCGGCGGCACGCTTCAACCTGTTCAATCCACGCTGACGCAATTGGTGTCGGCCCTCACCGGGCCGATCGCCACAGCGCTGGCAACGCTCGCCGTGATCGCTTGCGGATTTTTCGCCTGGTCCGGGCGGCTGACCTGGGGCATTGCGGGCAGCGTCATCTTCGGCATCGTGCTCGTGTTCGGCTCGGCGCAGATCGTGCAGTTTTTCCAGTCGGCGGTCGGACAATGA
- a CDS encoding type IV secretion system protein VirB3 has translation MTENELEDPLITPLVKALTRAPTLMGVPYMYFMFNGVVSSVCFLVTHNLFMLLVAIPLHLFGFVMTLRDDRIFEILFVKSTKCPPRSRAFWAADSYSA, from the coding sequence ATGACAGAGAACGAGCTTGAGGATCCCCTCATCACGCCGCTCGTCAAGGCATTGACGCGCGCGCCGACGCTGATGGGGGTGCCCTACATGTACTTCATGTTCAACGGCGTGGTTTCGAGCGTCTGCTTCCTCGTCACGCACAATCTCTTCATGCTGCTGGTGGCGATCCCGCTGCATCTGTTCGGCTTCGTCATGACGCTGCGCGACGATCGGATCTTCGAAATTCTTTTCGTCAAATCCACCAAATGCCCGCCTCGCTCGCGCGCCTTCTGGGCCGCGGACAGCTACTCAGCGTGA
- a CDS encoding VirB4 family type IV secretion system protein, which yields MVARALLDELTFGAVSRRERPVASHVCYTRHVDDNIMKTRDGLVLTVLKLDGYSFETSDMSEVNARLLGRNDVVRTLANSRFALVSHIIRREVQPRIDSTFDNPLCRELDERYDAALSQRRMFVNDIYLTIVRRPLQGQAGTFDVMLTKLLGRKDEAGESVAMQTALTELRDAATAVRENLAGYGARQLGVVRREGVWFSEPLEFLVQLLNGGIPRPMHLPRMDIADALSMKRLFFGRNAIEMRGAGPDDTRFGAMVSIREYPAQTGPGSFDNLLRVPHEFIATQTFAIVDRPEAAKQIDRVSRQVDMSDEAGSIVAEHLDDARDELLASEAIYGEHHMTVMCLGRSLPEVGAAVTAVGAALTDRSVIWTREDLNCEPAFWAQLPGNFQYIARKGVISSKNFAGFTSLHNYPSGRPNGNHWGPAISVFETTSQTAYYYNHHVRDIGNFTVVGPTGSGKTVFLSFIAAQTQRVQPRPKLLFVDKDRGAEIFIRALGGQYETLVPGEPTGFNPLSLPDNAPNREFLYQLFAFMLRPANGSDLSASEEQVIRNAIAAALIGGPAGRTLKAFSTLLRGRIRAGEGDLLARLESWMRSDQRGWLFNNEQDQFSLSSVFGFDMTRVLDDPVIRTAALMYIFHRTAELLTGDPVMIFLDEGWRLLDDDVFAFFIRDKLKTIRKQNGIVGFGTQSAADIVRSKASNTLIEQTSTNIFFPNPKADDESYQKAFRLSGREVAWIRSTAPESRSFLIKHGRDSVVARLNLASMPDLIKVLSGRTETVAELDALRARVGDDPAVWLPIFMGRSQA from the coding sequence ATGGTCGCGCGTGCCCTGCTCGATGAACTGACCTTCGGCGCGGTCTCACGGCGCGAGCGGCCAGTCGCCTCGCACGTGTGCTATACACGCCACGTCGACGATAACATCATGAAGACCCGCGACGGCCTGGTGCTGACCGTTCTGAAGCTCGACGGGTATTCCTTCGAGACCTCCGACATGAGCGAGGTTAATGCCCGCCTGCTGGGACGCAACGATGTCGTCCGCACGCTGGCCAATTCGCGGTTCGCGCTCGTCAGCCACATCATCCGCCGCGAGGTGCAGCCACGGATCGACTCGACTTTCGACAATCCGTTGTGCCGCGAGCTCGACGAGCGCTACGACGCGGCACTGTCGCAGCGGCGCATGTTCGTCAACGACATTTACCTGACCATCGTGCGGCGTCCGTTGCAGGGTCAGGCCGGGACGTTCGACGTCATGCTGACCAAGCTGCTCGGCCGCAAGGACGAAGCCGGCGAGTCGGTCGCGATGCAGACCGCCTTAACTGAGTTGCGCGATGCCGCCACCGCAGTGCGCGAGAATCTCGCCGGCTACGGCGCGCGTCAGCTCGGCGTCGTGCGCCGCGAGGGCGTGTGGTTTTCCGAACCGCTCGAGTTTCTGGTGCAATTGCTCAATGGCGGCATTCCGCGCCCGATGCACCTTCCGCGCATGGACATCGCAGATGCGCTGTCGATGAAGCGGCTCTTTTTCGGTCGCAACGCGATCGAAATGCGCGGCGCCGGACCTGACGATACCCGCTTCGGCGCCATGGTCTCGATCCGCGAATACCCGGCGCAGACGGGACCCGGCTCGTTCGACAACCTCTTGCGTGTTCCCCACGAGTTCATCGCCACGCAGACCTTTGCCATCGTCGACCGCCCCGAGGCCGCCAAGCAGATCGACCGGGTATCGCGACAGGTCGATATGTCGGACGAGGCCGGCTCCATCGTCGCCGAGCATCTCGACGACGCGCGCGACGAGCTGCTCGCGTCGGAGGCGATCTATGGCGAGCACCACATGACGGTGATGTGCCTCGGCCGGAGTCTGCCGGAGGTGGGAGCCGCGGTCACGGCAGTCGGCGCGGCGCTGACCGATCGGTCTGTGATCTGGACGCGCGAGGACCTCAATTGCGAGCCGGCGTTCTGGGCGCAGCTTCCGGGGAATTTCCAGTACATCGCGCGCAAGGGCGTGATCTCCTCGAAGAACTTCGCCGGCTTCACCTCATTGCACAATTATCCGAGCGGACGGCCGAACGGCAATCATTGGGGTCCGGCTATCTCGGTGTTCGAGACGACGTCGCAGACCGCCTACTATTATAATCATCACGTCCGCGACATCGGCAATTTCACGGTGGTCGGGCCAACCGGCTCGGGCAAAACGGTGTTCCTGTCTTTCATCGCGGCGCAGACGCAGCGCGTGCAGCCGCGACCCAAGCTGTTGTTTGTCGACAAGGATCGCGGCGCTGAGATCTTCATCCGAGCGCTCGGCGGACAATACGAGACGCTGGTGCCGGGTGAACCCACCGGATTTAATCCTCTGTCGCTGCCGGACAACGCGCCCAACCGCGAGTTTCTGTATCAGCTCTTTGCCTTCATGTTGCGCCCCGCGAACGGTTCGGATCTGAGCGCGTCGGAAGAGCAGGTGATCCGCAACGCGATCGCAGCCGCCCTCATCGGCGGGCCAGCGGGTCGAACGCTGAAGGCGTTCTCGACGTTGCTGCGCGGACGGATCCGCGCCGGCGAGGGTGATCTGCTGGCGCGGCTCGAAAGCTGGATGCGTTCCGACCAGCGCGGCTGGCTGTTCAACAATGAGCAGGATCAGTTCTCGCTGTCGAGCGTGTTCGGTTTCGACATGACGCGGGTGCTCGATGATCCGGTGATCCGCACTGCAGCCCTCATGTACATTTTCCACAGGACGGCGGAGTTGCTGACCGGCGATCCGGTGATGATTTTCCTCGATGAGGGCTGGCGCCTGCTCGATGATGACGTGTTTGCATTCTTCATTCGGGACAAGCTCAAGACGATCCGCAAGCAGAACGGCATCGTCGGCTTCGGCACCCAGTCGGCCGCGGACATTGTGCGATCCAAAGCATCGAATACGCTGATCGAACAGACCAGCACCAACATCTTCTTCCCCAATCCAAAAGCGGATGACGAGAGTTACCAGAAAGCCTTCCGCCTCTCGGGGCGCGAGGTTGCATGGATCCGCAGCACGGCGCCGGAAAGCCGATCCTTCCTGATCAAGCACGGCCGCGACAGCGTGGTGGCGCGGCTCAATCTCGCCAGCATGCCCGATCTGATCAAGGTCTTGTCCGGGCGCACCGAGACGGTTGCCGAACTCGACGCGCTGCGCGCGCGTGTTGGTGACGACCCGGCGGTGTGGCTGCCGATCTTTATGGGAAGGAGCCAGGCATGA
- a CDS encoding type IV secretion system protein, which produces MRLIVLLAMLSLAVAGAAPAMAQVPVIDSANLAKAQQIATSTQQILNADQQILQFTQKTLQAVTGDRSSQAQGTLAQMALGGGFSMAQAPSLGSVISGGALSFAGMGSASQNIVSTLINGLQLVQTITGLISGQTHPADTAYKNSVNVAATLSGLINSTQGAVQQRSSAFTQGGQQIGKAQDLKGSVDQNTQVQIQTGQTINELNGVVNNAAAAANQANLDRIAAESSAARAMKFTQQ; this is translated from the coding sequence ATGCGCTTGATTGTCTTGCTCGCCATGCTGTCTCTGGCGGTTGCCGGCGCTGCGCCGGCAATGGCGCAGGTGCCTGTGATCGACAGCGCCAATCTCGCCAAGGCGCAGCAGATCGCGACCAGTACCCAGCAAATCCTGAACGCCGATCAGCAAATCCTTCAGTTCACGCAAAAGACCTTGCAGGCCGTCACCGGCGATCGATCCTCGCAAGCACAGGGGACGCTGGCCCAGATGGCACTCGGCGGCGGTTTCTCGATGGCGCAGGCGCCTTCGCTCGGTTCGGTGATCTCGGGCGGGGCTTTGTCATTCGCCGGCATGGGATCGGCGTCGCAGAACATCGTCTCGACCCTGATCAACGGTCTGCAGCTCGTGCAGACCATCACCGGTCTCATCAGCGGCCAGACCCATCCGGCGGATACCGCCTACAAGAACTCGGTCAACGTAGCAGCCACCCTGTCGGGATTGATCAACTCAACCCAAGGCGCCGTGCAGCAGCGATCGTCGGCCTTCACGCAGGGCGGACAGCAAATCGGCAAGGCGCAGGATCTCAAAGGCAGCGTCGACCAGAACACGCAGGTTCAGATTCAGACCGGTCAGACCATCAACGAGCTCAATGGCGTTGTGAACAACGCCGCGGCCGCCGCCAACCAGGCAAACCTCGATCGGATCGCCGCCGAGTCATCGGCGGCCCGCGCAATGAAATTCACGCAGCAGTAA
- a CDS encoding type IV secretion system protein: MANTFNITTLLQSVDQLGQNYVSTAYQALATAATSGGATGVAGLLLTLYVIFWGVGIWQGTATGGPADHAFRLFRAMLIYAMATKWGDFQTLAYNLLNDGPSAIGNALLSAVTTANNTGTSANLNSVNGVQSALQNMWDTTNSATEAFLQNAGITNWGPYIFAAVFYVVMAILIGFAIFLIVLSKMFMWLLLALAPLFIILLLFGVTTRFFSGWMSSLVQYFLVQVLVYAFLAFYVSLIQQTIDTLNGVANSKSATWATIGPVVLLAIIGILLLSQINNVAAAIAGGVPIFAPRIGSVIATATGYRLGATANRARLAFRNPLDPASMSRREELVSRQRARVGLRAASWAQSAEFRRLADQLRNPGVPPASSGGGRP; the protein is encoded by the coding sequence ATGGCCAACACCTTCAACATCACCACGTTGCTGCAGTCGGTCGACCAGCTCGGTCAGAACTATGTCTCGACCGCCTATCAAGCTCTGGCGACCGCGGCGACGTCGGGCGGCGCCACCGGCGTCGCCGGTCTGCTGCTCACGCTCTATGTGATTTTTTGGGGTGTGGGCATCTGGCAAGGCACCGCGACCGGCGGCCCCGCCGACCATGCATTCCGGCTGTTCCGCGCGATGCTGATCTACGCCATGGCCACGAAGTGGGGCGACTTCCAGACGTTGGCGTACAACCTCCTCAACGACGGCCCCTCCGCCATCGGCAACGCCCTGCTCAGCGCCGTCACGACCGCCAACAACACCGGAACGTCTGCAAATCTCAACTCGGTCAACGGCGTGCAGTCGGCGTTGCAGAACATGTGGGACACCACCAACAGCGCGACCGAGGCGTTTCTGCAGAATGCCGGCATCACCAATTGGGGGCCCTATATCTTCGCCGCGGTGTTCTATGTGGTGATGGCGATCCTGATCGGCTTCGCAATCTTCCTGATCGTGCTGTCGAAGATGTTCATGTGGCTGCTGCTGGCATTGGCGCCGCTGTTCATCATCCTGCTGCTGTTCGGCGTTACGACGCGGTTCTTCAGCGGCTGGATGAGTTCACTGGTTCAGTATTTCCTGGTCCAGGTGCTCGTCTATGCGTTTCTTGCGTTCTATGTCTCGCTGATCCAGCAGACGATCGATACGCTGAACGGCGTTGCCAATTCCAAATCCGCCACCTGGGCAACGATCGGCCCGGTCGTGCTGCTTGCCATCATCGGAATCCTGCTGCTGAGCCAGATCAACAACGTGGCGGCGGCGATCGCCGGCGGCGTCCCTATATTTGCGCCGCGCATCGGATCGGTCATTGCCACTGCCACCGGCTATCGGCTCGGCGCAACGGCCAACCGGGCGCGCCTTGCATTCCGTAATCCGCTCGATCCCGCGTCGATGTCGCGGCGCGAGGAGCTTGTCTCGCGTCAACGGGCGCGTGTCGGTTTGCGCGCGGCGTCCTGGGCGCAGTCCGCTGAATTTCGTCGTCTGGCTGATCAGCTTCGCAATCCCGGCGTCCCACCGGCGTCCAGTGGGGGAGGGCGGCCATGA
- a CDS encoding virB8 family protein gives MTETTAPEPARVDPRYYADGLTWEQDIARRNRNSRALAWIVAAVMTIVAVGTLGTLALLVPLKTYEPYMVVVDKTTGFVEVKRPMAEGSLTQDEAITTFNVVRYIKARETYDPKALKDNFDLAQLLATADAARELTEIYSPANPSNPVKVYGSNTVVAVTIKSVTFPNNRTALARFSTEEKSPTNIITRNWVSLVRFRYTSAPMRNEWRFDNPLGFQVLEYRRDQETAPSPGTAGAQP, from the coding sequence ATGACCGAAACGACAGCCCCGGAGCCGGCACGGGTCGATCCGCGCTATTACGCCGATGGCCTGACGTGGGAGCAGGATATCGCGCGCCGCAACCGCAATTCGCGGGCGCTCGCCTGGATCGTCGCTGCGGTGATGACCATCGTGGCCGTCGGCACGCTCGGCACCCTGGCTTTGCTGGTGCCGCTCAAGACCTACGAGCCCTACATGGTCGTGGTCGACAAGACAACCGGCTTCGTCGAGGTGAAGCGGCCCATGGCCGAGGGGTCACTGACGCAGGACGAGGCCATCACGACATTTAACGTCGTGCGCTACATCAAGGCGCGCGAGACCTATGATCCGAAGGCCCTGAAGGACAATTTCGATCTGGCGCAATTGCTCGCGACCGCTGACGCCGCGCGCGAGCTCACCGAGATCTACTCGCCGGCCAATCCCAGTAACCCCGTGAAAGTCTACGGTTCCAATACCGTGGTCGCCGTCACCATCAAGTCGGTCACGTTCCCGAACAATCGCACCGCGCTGGCGCGTTTTTCCACCGAAGAGAAGTCGCCGACCAACATCATCACCCGCAACTGGGTGTCGCTGGTTCGCTTCCGCTATACGTCCGCACCGATGCGCAATGAATGGCGGTTTGACAATCCGCTCGGCTTCCAGGTGCTCGAGTATCGCCGCGATCAGGAGACGGCGCCCTCGCCGGGAACTGCAGGTGCGCAGCCATGA
- the virB9 gene encoding P-type conjugative transfer protein VirB9: MIKCCVASIFILCIASGAAFPEALPRPGRVDARVRDVVYNKDNVTAIDASYGTSTMIELQPDEKIETLALGDSIAWKVEPNRKGDIIFVKPVDKNAISNLNVVTDKRIYSFLLRSNTRPPGGQIYAVRFRFPDDEASARLLAEAKERAANPNLKDLNIANANSDYGYKGSSVNKPVAVFDDGTKTWFRFQGETPAIYIVDAERNESLVNFRTEGPYVIVDKVSPQWTLRNGQESTCIFNRRLTNVHEPNGLEPYAPQRAGATAALGG, from the coding sequence ATGATCAAATGTTGCGTCGCCTCCATTTTCATTCTGTGCATCGCGTCTGGCGCTGCCTTTCCGGAAGCGTTGCCGCGACCGGGACGGGTGGATGCGCGGGTACGCGACGTCGTCTACAATAAGGACAACGTCACCGCGATCGACGCCAGCTACGGCACGTCGACGATGATCGAGCTGCAGCCGGACGAGAAGATCGAAACCCTGGCGCTCGGCGACTCGATCGCGTGGAAGGTCGAGCCGAACCGCAAAGGCGACATCATCTTCGTCAAGCCGGTCGACAAGAATGCGATATCGAACCTCAACGTCGTCACCGACAAGCGTATCTATTCGTTCCTGCTGCGCTCGAACACGCGGCCGCCCGGCGGGCAGATCTATGCGGTGCGGTTTCGGTTTCCGGATGATGAGGCGAGCGCCCGGCTTCTGGCCGAAGCCAAGGAGCGCGCCGCCAACCCGAACCTCAAGGATCTGAACATCGCCAACGCCAACAGCGACTACGGCTACAAGGGCTCGTCGGTGAACAAGCCGGTCGCCGTGTTCGACGACGGGACGAAGACCTGGTTTCGGTTTCAGGGCGAGACGCCGGCGATCTACATCGTCGATGCCGAGCGCAATGAAAGCCTCGTCAATTTCCGGACCGAAGGGCCTTACGTCATCGTCGACAAGGTGTCGCCGCAATGGACGTTGCGCAACGGTCAGGAGTCGACCTGCATCTTCAACCGACGTCTGACCAACGTGCATGAGCCGAACGGACTTGAGCCCTACGCGCCGCAGCGCGCGGGAGCGACCGCGGCTTTGGGAGGTTGA